A part of Acomys russatus chromosome 21, mAcoRus1.1, whole genome shotgun sequence genomic DNA contains:
- the LOC127204995 gene encoding polyadenylate-binding protein 1-like produces MNPSDPSDPSYSLASLYVGDLHPDVTEAMLYEKFSPAGPILSIRVYRDRTTRRSLGYASVNFQQVEDAERALDTMNFDVIKGKPVRLMWSQRDPSLRKSGVGNIFVKNLDRSIDSKTLYDTFSAFGNILSCKVVCDENGSKGYGFVHFETQEEAERAIEKLNGMFLNDRKVFVGRFKSRRDRQAELGARAKEFTNVYIKNLGEDMDDERLQGLFGKFGPALSVKVMTDESGKSKGFGFVSFERHEDARKAVDEMNGKDLNGKQIYVGRAQKKVERQTELKHRFGQMKRDKHKTEQVPQDRSVRCQGVNLYVKNLDDGIDDERLRKEFSPFGTITSAKVTMEGGRSKGFGFVCFSSPEEATKAVTEMNGKIVATKPLYVALAQRKEERQAHLSSQYLQRMAGTAAVPNLVINPFQSAQAPSGYFMTATPQTHNCGVYYTPNQTSQQGPSPRGNARGARATLFPTMSSAVHPSNISTSFATSGPAPSQATRSMSTYRAANTSTQMTGLHPAAAPGARTVTQYKYTAGVRNPPQHLNPQPQVTTQWSTVPVQGKESLTASMLASAPPQAQKQMLGEWLFSLIQAMHPALAGKITGMLLEIDNLELRHMLESPECLHTKVDEAIAVLEAHRAKEPPYQAVSTVAGVSTT; encoded by the coding sequence ATGAACCCCAGCGACCCCAGTGACCCCAGCTACTCCTTGGCTTCACTCTACGTGGGGGACCTGCACCCCGATGTGACCGAAGCAATGCTCTATGAGAAGTTCAGCCCGGCTGGGCCAATCCTCTCCATCCGGGTCTACAGGGACAGGACCACCCGTCGCTCCCTGGGCTATGCCTCAGTCAACTTCCAGCAGGTGGAGGACGCTGAACGGGCCTTGGACACCATGAATTTCGATGTGATAAAGGGCAAGCCGGTTCGCCTCATGTGGTCTCAGAGGGACCCATCTCTGCGCAAAAGTGGAGTTGGCAACATATTCGTCAAAAATCTGGACCGATCCATTGACAGCAAAACACTGTATGATACGTTTTCTGCCTTCGGTAACATCCTTTCATGTAAGGTGGTGTGTGATGAGAACGGCTCCAAGGGTTATGGATTTGTACACTTTGAGACACAGGAAGAAGCCGAACGAGCGATTGAGAAACTGAACGGGATGTTTCTAAATGACCGCAAAGTGTTCGTTGGTCGATTTAAGTCGCGTAGAGACAGGCAGGCCGAACTTGGAGCTCGGGCCAAAGAGTTCACCAATGTTTACATTAAGAATTTGGGAGAAGACATGGATGATGAGAGACTCCAGGGTCTCTTTGGCAAATTCGGGCCCGCCTTAAGTGTTAAAGTCATGACTGATGAAAGTGGAAAATCCAAAGGATTTGGATTCGTAAGCTTCGAACGGCACGAGGACGCACGGAAGGCGGTGGATGAGATGAACGGGAAAGACCTTAATGGGAAACAAATCTATGTTGGTCGAGCTCAGAAGAAGGTGGAGCGACAGACAGAACTGAAGCACCGATTCGGACAGATGAAGCGAGACAAGCACAAGACTGAGCAGGTGCCACAAGACAGAAGCGTCAGATGCCAAGGCGTCAACCTTTATGTGAAAAACCTTGACGACGGCATCGACGACGAGCGCCTCCGGAAGGAGTTTTCTCCCTTTGGTACCATCACTAGTGCAAAGGTTACGATGGAGGGCGGTCGCAGCAAAGGATTTGGCTTTGTGTGTTTCTCCTCTCCCGAAGAAGCTACTAAAGCAGTTACGGAAATGAATGGTAAAATTGTGGCCACCAAACCACTCTACGTAGCTTTAGCCCAACGCAAGGAGGAGCGCCAGGCTCACCTCAGCAGCCAGTACCTGCAGAGAATGGCAGGCACTGCCGCCGTGCCCAACCTAGTCATCAATCCTTTCCAGTCAGCACAGGCTCCTTCAGGTTACTTCATGACGGCTACACCACAGACTCACAACTGTGGGGTCTACTATACTCCTAACCAAACTTCTCAGCAAGGACCAAGCCCCCGTGGGAATGCTCGAGGTGCCAGAGCGACTCTATTCCCAACTATGTCTAGTGCCGTCCATCCATCTAACATTAGTACATCATTTGCTACGTCAGGACCAGCTCCCTCACAGGCCACACGAAGTATGTCAACATATCGTGCTGCCAACACATCCACACAGATGACGGGCTTACATCCTGCAGCTGCTCCTGGGGCCCGCACAGTTACCCAGTACAAATATACTGCTGGAGTCCGAAATCCCCCTCAGCATCTGAATCCACAGCCACAAGTCACCACACAGTGGTCAACTGTACCTGTTCAAGGTAAAGAATCTTTGACTGCCTCCATGTTGGCATCTGCGCCTCCTCAAGCCCAAAAGCAAATGTTAGGGGAATGGCTGTTTTCACTTATCCAGGCCATGCACCCTGCCCTCGCGGGTAAAATCACTGGCATGCTGTTGGAAATTGATAATTTAGAACTACGCCACATGCTTGAGTCCCCAGAGTGTCTCCACACCAAAGTTGATGAAGCCATAGCCGTACTGGAAGCCCACCGAGCTAAAGAGCCTCCCTATCAAGCAGTCAGCACTGTTGCTGGTGTCTCGACCACCTAA